The following are encoded together in the uncultured Sphaerochaeta sp. genome:
- a CDS encoding YafY family protein has translation MKVDRLVSIIMILLDKNRIGAQELATLFEVSLRTIYRDIDAIAMAGIPIRSVSGVGGGFEIMPGYKVDRKVFSTTDLSSILMGLSSLSGMIRGDEMVNALVKVKSFIPPDRAKEIALKANQIHIDLSPWMGNRNIQPYLEVIKTAIQENKLLSFIYADRYGNTTTRTAEPYQLVLKGSRWYVHGYCRRRTDYRLFRVSRISDLQISEERFIPRAYHEPQLDFSDTLEMMHNPIKIRIHASAKERVLDFCTSEQISPDGEEHYLVDFPFIENDYYYNILLSFGDACECLEPMHIRMEMKRRVYRIAALYDN, from the coding sequence ATGAAAGTTGACAGGCTTGTAAGCATAATAATGATACTCCTTGATAAAAACCGTATCGGTGCGCAGGAGTTGGCAACTTTGTTTGAGGTTTCACTACGAACAATCTATCGTGACATTGATGCAATCGCAATGGCAGGGATTCCTATACGTTCAGTTTCGGGAGTGGGTGGCGGTTTTGAGATCATGCCGGGATACAAGGTCGATCGGAAGGTTTTCTCGACTACCGACCTTTCCTCTATCTTGATGGGGCTATCCAGTCTTTCCGGCATGATACGAGGTGATGAGATGGTTAATGCCCTTGTGAAAGTGAAAAGTTTCATTCCTCCTGATAGGGCGAAAGAGATTGCACTGAAAGCAAATCAGATACACATCGACTTGAGTCCGTGGATGGGCAACAGGAATATACAACCATATCTAGAAGTAATTAAAACAGCCATACAGGAAAACAAGCTGCTTTCCTTCATCTATGCAGACCGCTATGGTAATACAACCACACGCACAGCTGAGCCATACCAATTGGTATTGAAGGGTAGTAGGTGGTATGTCCATGGGTACTGTCGTAGAAGAACTGACTATCGGCTGTTCAGGGTATCACGTATTTCTGATTTGCAGATATCTGAAGAGCGCTTTATTCCACGAGCGTATCATGAACCACAGTTGGATTTTTCAGATACCTTGGAAATGATGCATAACCCAATCAAGATACGTATTCATGCATCAGCTAAGGAACGAGTGCTTGATTTTTGTACATCTGAACAGATTTCGCCAGATGGGGAAGAGCATTACCTTGTTGATTTTCCCTTCATAGAGAATGATTACTATTACAATATCCTACTCAGTTTTGGAGATGCCTGCGAGTGTTTGGAACCCATGCATATCCGTATGGAGATGAAGCGTCGGGTTTATCGTATAGCAGCCTTATACGATAACTAA
- a CDS encoding isochorismatase family cysteine hydrolase, with protein sequence MQKKALVVIDIQNDITKNYKHVIGNINKAIDWAIATHTHVVYIKHENLSDGTRTFKRGTRGAELAPDLNIVSENIFTKYKGNALTCEAFSNFITAKGIREFYITGADAVACVKSTCYNLCKAQYEVKVLSDCITSYDTRKIDEMLHYYESKGCKIFSLKDLPSNHI encoded by the coding sequence ATGCAAAAGAAAGCCTTGGTCGTAATCGATATCCAAAATGACATAACAAAAAATTACAAGCATGTTATTGGCAATATCAATAAAGCAATCGATTGGGCTATAGCAACTCATACTCATGTTGTGTATATAAAGCATGAAAACCTATCGGACGGAACGAGGACATTCAAGAGAGGAACACGTGGGGCCGAATTAGCTCCAGACTTGAACATAGTATCAGAAAATATATTTACCAAATACAAAGGGAATGCCTTAACCTGTGAAGCTTTCTCAAACTTCATTACTGCAAAAGGAATAAGAGAGTTCTATATAACAGGAGCAGATGCTGTCGCTTGCGTTAAGTCAACATGCTACAACCTTTGCAAGGCACAGTACGAAGTCAAGGTACTATCAGATTGCATCACCAGTTATGATACAAGGAAAATTGACGAGATGCTGCATTACTATGAGAGCAAAGGTTGTAAGATCTTTTCATTGAAAGACTTGCCTTCTAACCATATATAA
- a CDS encoding MarR family winged helix-turn-helix transcriptional regulator gives MFMKDISAVTRYWYAYTHQSLKEIHLAGSEHSVIMYLSQQESVNQDAISEHLALDKGTIARTLTKLEEKNLVTRVVNNNNRRENLVSLTPYGQSKVDAVMQVSENWDTQVMQGIDAAQQEMFITILSKITKNAKNLTHTVKDNTIHEY, from the coding sequence ATGTTTATGAAAGACATCTCTGCAGTGACGCGTTACTGGTATGCCTACACACATCAGAGCCTTAAGGAAATTCATCTTGCAGGTTCTGAACATTCTGTCATCATGTATCTTTCGCAACAGGAAAGCGTGAATCAAGATGCTATTTCGGAACATCTTGCTTTGGATAAAGGAACGATTGCAAGGACACTGACGAAACTTGAGGAAAAGAACCTGGTTACCAGGGTAGTAAATAACAATAACCGCAGGGAGAATCTAGTCTCGCTCACCCCATATGGTCAATCTAAAGTGGATGCCGTCATGCAAGTATCGGAAAATTGGGACACACAGGTGATGCAGGGTATCGATGCTGCTCAACAGGAAATGTTTATTACAATATTGAGTAAGATCACGAAGAATGCAAAAAATCTTACACATACAGTGAAGGATAATACGATACATGAATACTGA
- a CDS encoding MATE family efflux transporter: protein MNTDRTKLLGEAPVRKAIFVMATPVVAGMMVQVLYNLVDTFFIGRLGDPNQLAAANLAMPVLVLMMAIAGIIGTGAASYISRCLGESRNEQAAKTLATGVVLSVIIGLVVTILGVIFLKPLITLLGASIDTFPYAYTYVLVLIIGTIPIMGNYAIGQLLRAEGDAMGSMFGMFLGTVLNIVLDPLFIFVFEMGVGGAAIATVLGNTGSLLFYFFRYNSGKTLLKINLKLISFEKVFMREIFTIGIPASLSQAFMAISMTFLNNMAAGYGDTIVASLGVSLRIITIGTFIFMGIAAGCQPLVGFNFGSKNLKRVKSIILNGMSITTIIGLLLGGLIWIFARPIIGVFSSTEEVQNFGMIILRALVISLPFVGGQMLNTVTVQAMGKAIPSLFLSISRQGIIFIPLLFLLNTLFGFNGFIYAQPITDIIMLLISLVLVSQILRKSNPNRKVDALPAQDTIVSKESIDC from the coding sequence ATGAATACTGACCGAACCAAGCTTCTAGGTGAAGCACCGGTACGCAAAGCAATCTTTGTCATGGCGACACCGGTTGTTGCAGGAATGATGGTCCAGGTTCTTTATAACCTGGTAGATACCTTTTTTATTGGGCGGTTGGGCGACCCCAACCAATTGGCAGCTGCTAATCTGGCGATGCCTGTATTAGTCCTTATGATGGCCATCGCAGGAATCATCGGAACAGGGGCTGCTTCCTATATCTCACGCTGTCTTGGAGAGAGCAGGAACGAACAAGCTGCAAAAACCCTTGCAACCGGAGTTGTCCTCAGTGTCATTATTGGACTGGTGGTTACCATCCTTGGTGTGATATTCCTCAAGCCATTGATCACTCTTCTCGGGGCAAGTATCGATACATTCCCGTATGCATATACCTATGTATTGGTTCTTATCATCGGCACGATACCGATTATGGGTAACTATGCTATCGGACAACTTCTACGAGCAGAAGGCGATGCTATGGGGTCTATGTTTGGAATGTTCTTGGGAACAGTTCTGAATATTGTGCTGGATCCACTATTCATATTTGTGTTCGAAATGGGGGTGGGAGGAGCAGCTATCGCTACGGTTCTTGGAAATACAGGGTCGCTACTCTTTTACTTTTTCCGCTATAACAGCGGAAAAACACTTCTTAAAATCAATCTAAAGCTGATTTCATTTGAAAAAGTCTTCATGCGTGAGATTTTCACCATAGGTATTCCAGCATCACTCAGCCAAGCTTTCATGGCAATCTCTATGACTTTCCTCAACAATATGGCCGCTGGGTATGGCGATACGATAGTAGCGAGTCTTGGGGTTTCTCTACGAATTATCACAATCGGGACTTTCATCTTCATGGGAATAGCTGCTGGTTGTCAACCTTTGGTAGGATTCAATTTTGGGAGTAAAAACCTAAAACGTGTAAAAAGTATCATCCTCAATGGCATGTCTATCACGACCATTATCGGACTCCTGCTTGGAGGGCTGATCTGGATATTTGCCCGTCCGATTATTGGGGTTTTCTCATCAACTGAAGAGGTTCAAAATTTTGGTATGATAATTCTCCGAGCTTTGGTCATCTCTCTACCATTTGTAGGAGGACAGATGCTCAACACTGTCACAGTCCAGGCCATGGGAAAAGCAATCCCCTCATTGTTCCTGTCCATCTCTCGTCAAGGAATTATCTTTATCCCTCTGCTTTTCTTACTGAACACTCTCTTTGGTTTCAATGGATTCATCTATGCCCAACCAATCACGGATATCATTATGCTCTTGATCTCAC